One genomic window of Gossypium hirsutum isolate 1008001.06 chromosome D11, Gossypium_hirsutum_v2.1, whole genome shotgun sequence includes the following:
- the LOC107929796 gene encoding trafficking protein particle complex II-specific subunit 130 homolog isoform X1: MANYLAQFQTIKSTCAHLIIAVEDVSDLWPAVRNNFEERLPFRRACLNNKTRNPVFLENLPAEFVLTTDARLRSRFPQEQYLFWFREPYATLVLVTCEDLDEFKNIVKPRLKVFAQNDEREWFIIFLSKAHPNNDQATKMAKKVYAKFEADFSSKKRERCCKFDIYGPEPNFWEELEFRIMDSIKNTLDRRIQFYEDEIRKLSEQRFMPIWNFCNFFILKESLAFMFEIAHLHEDALREYDELELCYLETVNMGGKHREFGGLDCGDDRAALLNPGNKSLTQIVQGDSFREFEFRQYLFACQSKLLFKLNHPFEVALRGYSFIISFSKALESNESILPFCMREVWVITACLALVDATSIQYNDEDVAPETEKEFYRVQGDLYSLCRIKLLRLAYLIGYGTEIERSPVNSASLSMLPWPKPAVWPSVPDDATSEVVVKEKMILQETPRVKHFGIQRKPLPLEPTILVREANRRRSSLSVGNSSEIFYGRVEFNDGLAADVPAKMPQADKAHEFMMSRTYSSPGNFDCSIGRPMRLAEIFVAAERALKKTISNPDLQKILSSVENFEQKYMELTKGAADNYHHSWWKRYGVVLDGEIAAVCFKRGNFDLAAKSYEKVCALYAGEGWEDLLAEVLPSLAECQKSLNDEAGYLLSCVRLLSLDKGLFLSKERQAFQSEVVSLAHNEMTNHVPLDVSSLITFSGNPGPPMALCDGDTGTLSVTVWSGFPDDITLDSLTLTLMATYNADEGGKLRNSNATVLKPGRNTITFPLPPQKPGSYVLGVLTGHIGQLTFRSHSFSKGGPADSDDFMSYEKPTRPILKVFKPRPLADLSASISSALLINETQWIGIIAQPINYSLKGAVLHIDTGPGLMIEESHSIEMESNKKAGHGSVGTANSGDATKDSSVAAKDCSPAADKHFEQLCLVSGKIEFPDWASDVSSILWIPTRAIDDKLARGSSSGAPEKQSIVDRMRTIALKLEFGISKNQIYDTTIALHFSDPFHVSTRVADQCNDSTLLLQVTLHSQVNATLSVYDAWLDLHDGFTHAGQGNGRPISAFFPLVISPSSRAGLLFCLCLEKRTAEDENNVPPENILNIRYEIAGDRTIGAHPPVTMKSNENAEDTSKNLVFRSALVLQQPVLSPCLAVGFLPLPSDSIRVGQLVTMKWRVERLKDIEEKRVPQNNDKMLYEINANSDKWMIAGRKRGHVSLDMKQGSRIVISILCMPLVSGYIHPPHLGLPGIDEVSITCSPAGCHLVRVLPPAPSSSFCVPA, from the exons ATGGCGAACTATTTAGCTCAGTTTCAAACAATAAAGAGCACTTGTGCTCATCTCATCATTGCTG TTGAAGATGTCAGTGACTTATGGCCTGCCGTCAGGAACAATTTCGAGGAGAGGCTGCCATTCAGAAGAGCTTGCTTGAATAACAAGACCCGTAACCCTGTGTTTTTGGAGAATTTGCCTGCTGAATTTGTGTTAACCACTGATGCAAGATTACGTAGCAGATTTCCTCAAGAGCAGTACTTATTTTGGTTTCGGGAGCCATATGCAACTCTGGTTCTTGTTACATGTGAG GACCTTGATGAGTTCAAGAATATTGTTAAACCACGCCTGAAAGTGTTTGCTCAAAATGATGAGCGGGAAtggtttattatatttttatctaaagcTCATCCAAACAATGATCAGGCCACTAAAATGGCTAAGAAAGTATATGCCAAATTTGAAGCTGATTTCAGCTCCAAGAAGAGGGAAAG GTGCTGCAAATTTGACATATATGGTCCTGAACCAAATTTTTGGGAAGAGTTAGAGTTCAggattatggattctatcaaaaATACATTGGATAGACGAATACAATTCTATGAGGATGAGATACGCAAGCTTAGTGAACAACGATTCATGCCGATTTGGAACTTCTGTAATTTTTTCATTCTGAAG gaAAGCTTGGCTTTTATGTTTGAGATTGCTCATCTTCACGAGGATGCCTTACGTGAATATGATGAACTAGAATTGTGCTACTTGGAAACAG TTAATATGGGTGGGAAACATAGGGAGTTTGGAGGACTAGACTGTGGTGATGATCGGGCAGCACTGCTCAACCCTGGAAACAAATCATTGACGCAGATTGTTCAAGGTGACTCATTCAGGGAATTTGAATTCAGACAGTATCTCTTTGCTTGTCAATCAAAG CTCTTATTCAAACTGAATCATCCTTTTGAGGTTGCTTTGAGGGGTTATTCATTTATAATTAGTTTCTCAAAAGCCTTGGAATCGAATGAG AGTATTCTGCCCTTCTGTATGCGTGAAGTTTGGGTAATCACTGCATGCTTGGCTTTAGTCGATGCAACCAGTATTCAATATAATGATGAAGATGTAGCCCCTGAGACAGAAAAGGAGTTCTATCGCGTTCAAGGTGACCTTTACTCACTATGTAGGATTAAG TTATTGAGGCTTGCATATCTAATTGGATATGGAACCGAGATAGAAAGGAGTCCTGTTAACAG tgcttcTCTAAGCATGCTGCCTTGGCCCAAGCCGGCAGTTTGGCCTTCAGTTCCAGATGATGCTACCTCTGAGGTGGTTGTGAAAGAAAAG ATGATCCTGCAAGAAACTCCTAGAGTCAAGCACTTTGGCATTCAGAGGAAACCCTTGCCACTGGAACCTACTATCCTTGTACGTGAGGCAAACCGGCGAAGGTCTTCGCTTTCTGTTGGAAACTCATCAGAGATTTTTTATGGCAGAGTAGAGTTCAATGATGG ATTAGCTGCAGATGTACCAGCAAAGATGCCCCAGGCAgataaagctcatgaatttatGATGTCACGTACATACTCATCTCCTGGAAATTTCGATTGCTCGATTGGTCGACCTATGAGACTTGCTGAAATTTTTGTTGCTGCTGAACGTGCTCTGAAGAAAACAATTTCAAATCCTGATCTCCAGAAAATTTTGTCATCTGTAGAGAACTTTGAG CAAAAATATATGGAGCTCACTAAAGGTGCTGCTGACAATTACCATCATTCTTGGTGGAAAAGATATGGAGTTGTCCTCGATGGTGAAATTGCAGCTGTCTGCTTTAAGCGTGGGAACTTTGACCTAGCTGCAAAGTCATATGAGAAGGTTTGTGCCCTTTATGCTGGTGAAGGATGGGAAGATTTATTAGCTGAAGTCTTGCCCAGTTTAGCTGAATGTCAAAAGTCACTCAATGATGAAGCTGGCTACCTGTTATCTTGTGTGCGATTGCTTTCGCTAGATAAAGGTTTATTCTTATCGAAGGAACGCCAAGCTTTTCAATCAGAAGTTGTTAGTCTAGCACATAATGAAATGACGAACCATGTTCCTCTTGATGTATCATCGTTAATTACATTTTCTGGAAATCCTGGGCCTCCTATGGCGCTATGTGATGGGGATACTGGTACCTTATCTGTGACCGTTTGGAGTGGATTTCCTGATGATATAACTCTCGATTCTCTTACTCTCACTTTGATGGCTACATATAATGCCGATGAAGGTGGTAAG TTACGGAACTCTAATGCCACTGTACTAAAGCCTGGTAGGAATACAATCACATTTCCTTTACCACCACAGAAGCCTGGTTCCTATGTCTTGGGAGTTCTTACTGGCCACATTGGACAGTTGACATTCAGATCTCATAGTTTTTCCAAGGGAGGTCCAGCAGATAGTGATGATTTCATGAGCTATGAGAAGCCAACCCGGCCTATCTTGAAG GTTTTCAAACCAAGACCTCTAGCTGATCTGTCTGCAAGTATATCATCTGCCTTACTGATTAATGAAACTCAGTGGATTGGAATTATAGCACAGCCTATAAACTACTCCTTAAAAGGTGCTGTCTTGCATATTGATACTGGTCCTGGTTTAATGATTGAAGAGTCACATTCCATTGAGATGGAGAGCAACAAAAAGGCTGGACATGGCTCGGTTGGTACGGCAAACTCTGGTGATGCTACAAAAGATAGTTCTGTGGCTGCAAAAGATTGTTCTCCAGCTGCTGATAAACACTTTGAGCAGTTATGTCTTGTAAGCGGTAAAATAGAGTTTCCAGATTGGGCCAGTGATGTATCCTCAATTTTATGGATTCCTACTCGTGCTATTGATGATAAGCTTGCAAGAGGGTCATCTTCAG GGGCCCCTGAGAAACAAAGTATTGTGGACAGAATGAGGACAATAGCTTTGAAGCTTGAGTTTGGGATATCAAAGAACCAGATCTATGACAC AACCATAGCTCTGCATTTCAGTGATCCTTTCCATGTGAGCACAAGAGTCGCCGATCAATGCAATGATAGTACTTTGCTTTTACAG GTAACACTACACTCCCAAGTGAATGCCACATTGTCTGTTTACGATGCTTGGCTTGACCTTCATGATGGATTTACACATGCTGGACAAGGTAATGGAAGACCTATTTCTGCATTCTTTCCACTTGTCATATCTCCAAGTTCAAGAGCTGGACTCCTCTTCTGTTTATGCTTGGAGAAGAGAACTGCTGAAG ATGAAAATAACGTACCACCAGAAAACATATTAAACATAAGATATGAAATTGCTGGTGATAGGACCATTGGGGCACACCCACCTGTGACTATGAAATCGAATGAAAATGCTGAGGATACTAGTAAGAATTTAGTCTTCAGGAGTGCTCTTGTTCTGCAGCAGCCTGTCCTTAGCCCGTGCCTGGCTGTAGGATTTCTACCTCTTCCTTCCGATAGTATTCGAGTTGGGCAACTTGTTACCATGAAATGGAGGGTTGAAAGGTTGAAAGACATTGAGGAGAAAAGAGTTCCTCAAAACAAT GACAAGATGTTATATGAAATCAATGCAAATTCTGATAAATGGATGATTGCTGGGAGGAAAAGAGGGCATGTTTCTCTCGACATGAAGCAAG gTTCAAGGATAGTTATTTCCATATTATGCATGCCCCTTGTTTCTGGATACATCCACCCTCCTCATCTTGGGCTTCCGGGTATCGATGAAGTGAGTATAACCTGCAGTCCTGCCGGATGTCACCTGGTTCGCGTCTTGCCTCCTGCTCCTAGTTCATCCTTCTGTGTTCCAGCATGA
- the LOC107929796 gene encoding trafficking protein particle complex II-specific subunit 130 homolog isoform X2 codes for MFEIAHLHEDALREYDELELCYLETVNMGGKHREFGGLDCGDDRAALLNPGNKSLTQIVQGDSFREFEFRQYLFACQSKLLFKLNHPFEVALRGYSFIISFSKALESNESILPFCMREVWVITACLALVDATSIQYNDEDVAPETEKEFYRVQGDLYSLCRIKLLRLAYLIGYGTEIERSPVNSASLSMLPWPKPAVWPSVPDDATSEVVVKEKMILQETPRVKHFGIQRKPLPLEPTILVREANRRRSSLSVGNSSEIFYGRVEFNDGLAADVPAKMPQADKAHEFMMSRTYSSPGNFDCSIGRPMRLAEIFVAAERALKKTISNPDLQKILSSVENFEQKYMELTKGAADNYHHSWWKRYGVVLDGEIAAVCFKRGNFDLAAKSYEKVCALYAGEGWEDLLAEVLPSLAECQKSLNDEAGYLLSCVRLLSLDKGLFLSKERQAFQSEVVSLAHNEMTNHVPLDVSSLITFSGNPGPPMALCDGDTGTLSVTVWSGFPDDITLDSLTLTLMATYNADEGGKLRNSNATVLKPGRNTITFPLPPQKPGSYVLGVLTGHIGQLTFRSHSFSKGGPADSDDFMSYEKPTRPILKVFKPRPLADLSASISSALLINETQWIGIIAQPINYSLKGAVLHIDTGPGLMIEESHSIEMESNKKAGHGSVGTANSGDATKDSSVAAKDCSPAADKHFEQLCLVSGKIEFPDWASDVSSILWIPTRAIDDKLARGSSSGAPEKQSIVDRMRTIALKLEFGISKNQIYDTTIALHFSDPFHVSTRVADQCNDSTLLLQVTLHSQVNATLSVYDAWLDLHDGFTHAGQGNGRPISAFFPLVISPSSRAGLLFCLCLEKRTAEDENNVPPENILNIRYEIAGDRTIGAHPPVTMKSNENAEDTSKNLVFRSALVLQQPVLSPCLAVGFLPLPSDSIRVGQLVTMKWRVERLKDIEEKRVPQNNDKMLYEINANSDKWMIAGRKRGHVSLDMKQGSRIVISILCMPLVSGYIHPPHLGLPGIDEVSITCSPAGCHLVRVLPPAPSSSFCVPA; via the exons ATGTTTGAGATTGCTCATCTTCACGAGGATGCCTTACGTGAATATGATGAACTAGAATTGTGCTACTTGGAAACAG TTAATATGGGTGGGAAACATAGGGAGTTTGGAGGACTAGACTGTGGTGATGATCGGGCAGCACTGCTCAACCCTGGAAACAAATCATTGACGCAGATTGTTCAAGGTGACTCATTCAGGGAATTTGAATTCAGACAGTATCTCTTTGCTTGTCAATCAAAG CTCTTATTCAAACTGAATCATCCTTTTGAGGTTGCTTTGAGGGGTTATTCATTTATAATTAGTTTCTCAAAAGCCTTGGAATCGAATGAG AGTATTCTGCCCTTCTGTATGCGTGAAGTTTGGGTAATCACTGCATGCTTGGCTTTAGTCGATGCAACCAGTATTCAATATAATGATGAAGATGTAGCCCCTGAGACAGAAAAGGAGTTCTATCGCGTTCAAGGTGACCTTTACTCACTATGTAGGATTAAG TTATTGAGGCTTGCATATCTAATTGGATATGGAACCGAGATAGAAAGGAGTCCTGTTAACAG tgcttcTCTAAGCATGCTGCCTTGGCCCAAGCCGGCAGTTTGGCCTTCAGTTCCAGATGATGCTACCTCTGAGGTGGTTGTGAAAGAAAAG ATGATCCTGCAAGAAACTCCTAGAGTCAAGCACTTTGGCATTCAGAGGAAACCCTTGCCACTGGAACCTACTATCCTTGTACGTGAGGCAAACCGGCGAAGGTCTTCGCTTTCTGTTGGAAACTCATCAGAGATTTTTTATGGCAGAGTAGAGTTCAATGATGG ATTAGCTGCAGATGTACCAGCAAAGATGCCCCAGGCAgataaagctcatgaatttatGATGTCACGTACATACTCATCTCCTGGAAATTTCGATTGCTCGATTGGTCGACCTATGAGACTTGCTGAAATTTTTGTTGCTGCTGAACGTGCTCTGAAGAAAACAATTTCAAATCCTGATCTCCAGAAAATTTTGTCATCTGTAGAGAACTTTGAG CAAAAATATATGGAGCTCACTAAAGGTGCTGCTGACAATTACCATCATTCTTGGTGGAAAAGATATGGAGTTGTCCTCGATGGTGAAATTGCAGCTGTCTGCTTTAAGCGTGGGAACTTTGACCTAGCTGCAAAGTCATATGAGAAGGTTTGTGCCCTTTATGCTGGTGAAGGATGGGAAGATTTATTAGCTGAAGTCTTGCCCAGTTTAGCTGAATGTCAAAAGTCACTCAATGATGAAGCTGGCTACCTGTTATCTTGTGTGCGATTGCTTTCGCTAGATAAAGGTTTATTCTTATCGAAGGAACGCCAAGCTTTTCAATCAGAAGTTGTTAGTCTAGCACATAATGAAATGACGAACCATGTTCCTCTTGATGTATCATCGTTAATTACATTTTCTGGAAATCCTGGGCCTCCTATGGCGCTATGTGATGGGGATACTGGTACCTTATCTGTGACCGTTTGGAGTGGATTTCCTGATGATATAACTCTCGATTCTCTTACTCTCACTTTGATGGCTACATATAATGCCGATGAAGGTGGTAAG TTACGGAACTCTAATGCCACTGTACTAAAGCCTGGTAGGAATACAATCACATTTCCTTTACCACCACAGAAGCCTGGTTCCTATGTCTTGGGAGTTCTTACTGGCCACATTGGACAGTTGACATTCAGATCTCATAGTTTTTCCAAGGGAGGTCCAGCAGATAGTGATGATTTCATGAGCTATGAGAAGCCAACCCGGCCTATCTTGAAG GTTTTCAAACCAAGACCTCTAGCTGATCTGTCTGCAAGTATATCATCTGCCTTACTGATTAATGAAACTCAGTGGATTGGAATTATAGCACAGCCTATAAACTACTCCTTAAAAGGTGCTGTCTTGCATATTGATACTGGTCCTGGTTTAATGATTGAAGAGTCACATTCCATTGAGATGGAGAGCAACAAAAAGGCTGGACATGGCTCGGTTGGTACGGCAAACTCTGGTGATGCTACAAAAGATAGTTCTGTGGCTGCAAAAGATTGTTCTCCAGCTGCTGATAAACACTTTGAGCAGTTATGTCTTGTAAGCGGTAAAATAGAGTTTCCAGATTGGGCCAGTGATGTATCCTCAATTTTATGGATTCCTACTCGTGCTATTGATGATAAGCTTGCAAGAGGGTCATCTTCAG GGGCCCCTGAGAAACAAAGTATTGTGGACAGAATGAGGACAATAGCTTTGAAGCTTGAGTTTGGGATATCAAAGAACCAGATCTATGACAC AACCATAGCTCTGCATTTCAGTGATCCTTTCCATGTGAGCACAAGAGTCGCCGATCAATGCAATGATAGTACTTTGCTTTTACAG GTAACACTACACTCCCAAGTGAATGCCACATTGTCTGTTTACGATGCTTGGCTTGACCTTCATGATGGATTTACACATGCTGGACAAGGTAATGGAAGACCTATTTCTGCATTCTTTCCACTTGTCATATCTCCAAGTTCAAGAGCTGGACTCCTCTTCTGTTTATGCTTGGAGAAGAGAACTGCTGAAG ATGAAAATAACGTACCACCAGAAAACATATTAAACATAAGATATGAAATTGCTGGTGATAGGACCATTGGGGCACACCCACCTGTGACTATGAAATCGAATGAAAATGCTGAGGATACTAGTAAGAATTTAGTCTTCAGGAGTGCTCTTGTTCTGCAGCAGCCTGTCCTTAGCCCGTGCCTGGCTGTAGGATTTCTACCTCTTCCTTCCGATAGTATTCGAGTTGGGCAACTTGTTACCATGAAATGGAGGGTTGAAAGGTTGAAAGACATTGAGGAGAAAAGAGTTCCTCAAAACAAT GACAAGATGTTATATGAAATCAATGCAAATTCTGATAAATGGATGATTGCTGGGAGGAAAAGAGGGCATGTTTCTCTCGACATGAAGCAAG gTTCAAGGATAGTTATTTCCATATTATGCATGCCCCTTGTTTCTGGATACATCCACCCTCCTCATCTTGGGCTTCCGGGTATCGATGAAGTGAGTATAACCTGCAGTCCTGCCGGATGTCACCTGGTTCGCGTCTTGCCTCCTGCTCCTAGTTCATCCTTCTGTGTTCCAGCATGA
- the LOC107929796 gene encoding trafficking protein particle complex II-specific subunit 130 homolog isoform X3 → MTVNMGGKHREFGGLDCGDDRAALLNPGNKSLTQIVQGDSFREFEFRQYLFACQSKLLFKLNHPFEVALRGYSFIISFSKALESNESILPFCMREVWVITACLALVDATSIQYNDEDVAPETEKEFYRVQGDLYSLCRIKLLRLAYLIGYGTEIERSPVNSASLSMLPWPKPAVWPSVPDDATSEVVVKEKMILQETPRVKHFGIQRKPLPLEPTILVREANRRRSSLSVGNSSEIFYGRVEFNDGLAADVPAKMPQADKAHEFMMSRTYSSPGNFDCSIGRPMRLAEIFVAAERALKKTISNPDLQKILSSVENFEQKYMELTKGAADNYHHSWWKRYGVVLDGEIAAVCFKRGNFDLAAKSYEKVCALYAGEGWEDLLAEVLPSLAECQKSLNDEAGYLLSCVRLLSLDKGLFLSKERQAFQSEVVSLAHNEMTNHVPLDVSSLITFSGNPGPPMALCDGDTGTLSVTVWSGFPDDITLDSLTLTLMATYNADEGGKLRNSNATVLKPGRNTITFPLPPQKPGSYVLGVLTGHIGQLTFRSHSFSKGGPADSDDFMSYEKPTRPILKVFKPRPLADLSASISSALLINETQWIGIIAQPINYSLKGAVLHIDTGPGLMIEESHSIEMESNKKAGHGSVGTANSGDATKDSSVAAKDCSPAADKHFEQLCLVSGKIEFPDWASDVSSILWIPTRAIDDKLARGSSSGAPEKQSIVDRMRTIALKLEFGISKNQIYDTTIALHFSDPFHVSTRVADQCNDSTLLLQVTLHSQVNATLSVYDAWLDLHDGFTHAGQGNGRPISAFFPLVISPSSRAGLLFCLCLEKRTAEDENNVPPENILNIRYEIAGDRTIGAHPPVTMKSNENAEDTSKNLVFRSALVLQQPVLSPCLAVGFLPLPSDSIRVGQLVTMKWRVERLKDIEEKRVPQNNDKMLYEINANSDKWMIAGRKRGHVSLDMKQGSRIVISILCMPLVSGYIHPPHLGLPGIDEVSITCSPAGCHLVRVLPPAPSSSFCVPA, encoded by the exons ATGACTG TTAATATGGGTGGGAAACATAGGGAGTTTGGAGGACTAGACTGTGGTGATGATCGGGCAGCACTGCTCAACCCTGGAAACAAATCATTGACGCAGATTGTTCAAGGTGACTCATTCAGGGAATTTGAATTCAGACAGTATCTCTTTGCTTGTCAATCAAAG CTCTTATTCAAACTGAATCATCCTTTTGAGGTTGCTTTGAGGGGTTATTCATTTATAATTAGTTTCTCAAAAGCCTTGGAATCGAATGAG AGTATTCTGCCCTTCTGTATGCGTGAAGTTTGGGTAATCACTGCATGCTTGGCTTTAGTCGATGCAACCAGTATTCAATATAATGATGAAGATGTAGCCCCTGAGACAGAAAAGGAGTTCTATCGCGTTCAAGGTGACCTTTACTCACTATGTAGGATTAAG TTATTGAGGCTTGCATATCTAATTGGATATGGAACCGAGATAGAAAGGAGTCCTGTTAACAG tgcttcTCTAAGCATGCTGCCTTGGCCCAAGCCGGCAGTTTGGCCTTCAGTTCCAGATGATGCTACCTCTGAGGTGGTTGTGAAAGAAAAG ATGATCCTGCAAGAAACTCCTAGAGTCAAGCACTTTGGCATTCAGAGGAAACCCTTGCCACTGGAACCTACTATCCTTGTACGTGAGGCAAACCGGCGAAGGTCTTCGCTTTCTGTTGGAAACTCATCAGAGATTTTTTATGGCAGAGTAGAGTTCAATGATGG ATTAGCTGCAGATGTACCAGCAAAGATGCCCCAGGCAgataaagctcatgaatttatGATGTCACGTACATACTCATCTCCTGGAAATTTCGATTGCTCGATTGGTCGACCTATGAGACTTGCTGAAATTTTTGTTGCTGCTGAACGTGCTCTGAAGAAAACAATTTCAAATCCTGATCTCCAGAAAATTTTGTCATCTGTAGAGAACTTTGAG CAAAAATATATGGAGCTCACTAAAGGTGCTGCTGACAATTACCATCATTCTTGGTGGAAAAGATATGGAGTTGTCCTCGATGGTGAAATTGCAGCTGTCTGCTTTAAGCGTGGGAACTTTGACCTAGCTGCAAAGTCATATGAGAAGGTTTGTGCCCTTTATGCTGGTGAAGGATGGGAAGATTTATTAGCTGAAGTCTTGCCCAGTTTAGCTGAATGTCAAAAGTCACTCAATGATGAAGCTGGCTACCTGTTATCTTGTGTGCGATTGCTTTCGCTAGATAAAGGTTTATTCTTATCGAAGGAACGCCAAGCTTTTCAATCAGAAGTTGTTAGTCTAGCACATAATGAAATGACGAACCATGTTCCTCTTGATGTATCATCGTTAATTACATTTTCTGGAAATCCTGGGCCTCCTATGGCGCTATGTGATGGGGATACTGGTACCTTATCTGTGACCGTTTGGAGTGGATTTCCTGATGATATAACTCTCGATTCTCTTACTCTCACTTTGATGGCTACATATAATGCCGATGAAGGTGGTAAG TTACGGAACTCTAATGCCACTGTACTAAAGCCTGGTAGGAATACAATCACATTTCCTTTACCACCACAGAAGCCTGGTTCCTATGTCTTGGGAGTTCTTACTGGCCACATTGGACAGTTGACATTCAGATCTCATAGTTTTTCCAAGGGAGGTCCAGCAGATAGTGATGATTTCATGAGCTATGAGAAGCCAACCCGGCCTATCTTGAAG GTTTTCAAACCAAGACCTCTAGCTGATCTGTCTGCAAGTATATCATCTGCCTTACTGATTAATGAAACTCAGTGGATTGGAATTATAGCACAGCCTATAAACTACTCCTTAAAAGGTGCTGTCTTGCATATTGATACTGGTCCTGGTTTAATGATTGAAGAGTCACATTCCATTGAGATGGAGAGCAACAAAAAGGCTGGACATGGCTCGGTTGGTACGGCAAACTCTGGTGATGCTACAAAAGATAGTTCTGTGGCTGCAAAAGATTGTTCTCCAGCTGCTGATAAACACTTTGAGCAGTTATGTCTTGTAAGCGGTAAAATAGAGTTTCCAGATTGGGCCAGTGATGTATCCTCAATTTTATGGATTCCTACTCGTGCTATTGATGATAAGCTTGCAAGAGGGTCATCTTCAG GGGCCCCTGAGAAACAAAGTATTGTGGACAGAATGAGGACAATAGCTTTGAAGCTTGAGTTTGGGATATCAAAGAACCAGATCTATGACAC AACCATAGCTCTGCATTTCAGTGATCCTTTCCATGTGAGCACAAGAGTCGCCGATCAATGCAATGATAGTACTTTGCTTTTACAG GTAACACTACACTCCCAAGTGAATGCCACATTGTCTGTTTACGATGCTTGGCTTGACCTTCATGATGGATTTACACATGCTGGACAAGGTAATGGAAGACCTATTTCTGCATTCTTTCCACTTGTCATATCTCCAAGTTCAAGAGCTGGACTCCTCTTCTGTTTATGCTTGGAGAAGAGAACTGCTGAAG ATGAAAATAACGTACCACCAGAAAACATATTAAACATAAGATATGAAATTGCTGGTGATAGGACCATTGGGGCACACCCACCTGTGACTATGAAATCGAATGAAAATGCTGAGGATACTAGTAAGAATTTAGTCTTCAGGAGTGCTCTTGTTCTGCAGCAGCCTGTCCTTAGCCCGTGCCTGGCTGTAGGATTTCTACCTCTTCCTTCCGATAGTATTCGAGTTGGGCAACTTGTTACCATGAAATGGAGGGTTGAAAGGTTGAAAGACATTGAGGAGAAAAGAGTTCCTCAAAACAAT GACAAGATGTTATATGAAATCAATGCAAATTCTGATAAATGGATGATTGCTGGGAGGAAAAGAGGGCATGTTTCTCTCGACATGAAGCAAG gTTCAAGGATAGTTATTTCCATATTATGCATGCCCCTTGTTTCTGGATACATCCACCCTCCTCATCTTGGGCTTCCGGGTATCGATGAAGTGAGTATAACCTGCAGTCCTGCCGGATGTCACCTGGTTCGCGTCTTGCCTCCTGCTCCTAGTTCATCCTTCTGTGTTCCAGCATGA